Proteins from a single region of Drosophila biarmipes strain raj3 chromosome 3R, RU_DBia_V1.1, whole genome shotgun sequence:
- the LOC108031830 gene encoding mitochondrial glutamate carrier 1 isoform X2 translates to MASACTPACDADCFRKTIASEGFFGMYKGSAVNILLITPEKAIKLTANDYFRYHLASEEGKLSLPRAALAGGLAGLFQIVVTTPMELLKIQMQDAGRVASAARSAGREVKQFTAMDLTKKLLRERGILGLYKGVGATGVRDITFSMIYFPLMAIINDKGPRKADGSGEAVFYWSLMAGLVGGMTGAFLVTPLDVIKTRLQADSEKEFDGIVDCVQKTLKREGVTAFFKGGLCRIMVVAPLFGIAQMFYFLGVGEKILGMEQRKSV, encoded by the exons ATGGCGAGCGCATGTACACCAGCATGTGA CGCCGACTGTTTCCGGAAGACGATCGCCAGCGAGGGATTCTTTGGCATGTACAAGGGCTCCGCGGTGAACATCCTTTTGATCACACCCGAAAAAGCCATTAAATTGACCGCCAATGACTATTTCCGCTATCACCTGGCCTCCGAGGAGGGAAAGCTTTCACTGCCACGGGCAGCTTTGGCCGGTGGCCTGGCCGGACTGTTCCAGATCGTGGTCACCACGCCCATGGAGCTGCTGAAGATTCAAATGCAGGACGCTGGCCGTGTGGCCTCTGCCGCCCGATCTGCGGGACGAGAGGTTAAACAATTTACAGCCATGGATCTGACCAAGAAGCTCCTACGGGAGCGGGGCATCCTGGGCCTGTACAAGGGAGTTGGAGCCACCGGGGTGCGGGACATCACCTTCTCGATGATATACTTTCCGCTGATGGCTATTATAAACGACAAAGGGCCACGAAAGGCTGATGGTTCTGGAGAGGCAGTGTTCTACTGGTCCCTCATGGCCGGATTGGTGGGCGGGATGACCGGCGCCTTCCTGGTCACTCCACTGGATGTGATCAAGACCCGGCTGCAGGCCGATAGCGAGAAGGAGTTCGACGGCATCGTGGACTGCGTCCAAAAGACCCTCAAGCGAGAGGGTGTTACGGCATTCTTCAAGGGCGGTCTATGTCGAATAATGGTAGTGGCTCCTCTATTCGGTATCGCACAAATGTTTTACTTCTTAGGAGTGGGCGAGAAGATTCTAGGCATGGAGCAAAGGAAATCTGTCTAA
- the LOC108031829 gene encoding mitochondrial glutamate carrier 1 isoform X2 produces the protein MYKSMFDCFRKTYKAEGYFGMYRGSGVNILLITPEKAIKLTANDYFRHKLTTKDGKLPLTSQMVAGGLAGAFQIIVTTPMELLKIQMQDAGRVAAAAKLAGKTVEKVSATQLASQLIKDKGIFGLYKGIGATGLRDVTFSIIYFPLFATLNDLGPRRSDGSGEAVFWCSFLAGLAAGSTAALAVNPFDVVKTRLQAIKKADGEKEFKGISDCITKTLKHEGPTAFFKGGLCRMIVIAPLFGIAQTVYYLGVAEGLLGVQKK, from the exons GTTCGATTGCTTCCGCAAGACGTACAAGGCCGAGGGATACTTTGGCATGTACCGCGGCTCCGGCGTGAACATCCTGCTGATCACTCCCGAGAAGGCCATCAAGTTGACCGCCAACGACTACTTCCGCCACAAGCTGACCACCAAGGATGGCAAACTTCCGCTGACCAGCCAGATGGTCGCCGGCGGCCTGGCCGGTGCATTCCAGATTATCGTTACCACGCCCATGGAGCTGCTCAAGATCCAGATGCAGGACGCGGGCCgagtggcggcggcggccaaaTTGGCCGGCAAGACGGTGGAGAAGGTCTCGGCCACCCAGCTGGCATCGCAGCTCATCAAGGACAAGGGCATCTTCGGGCTGTACAAGGGCATTGGTGCCACGGGACTAAGAGATGTGACCTTCTCAATCATATACTTCCCCCTGTTCGCTACGCTCAATGATCTGGGTCCCAGGCGCAGTGATGGATCTGGAGAGGCTGTGTTCTG GTGCTCTTTCCTGGCGGGTTTGGCGGCCGGTTCCACTGCTGCCCTCGCTGTCAATCCATTCGATGTGGTCAAGACGCGCCTGCAGGCGATCAAGAAGGCCGATGGCGAGAAGGAATTCAAGGGCATATCCGACTGCATTAC CAAGACGCTGAAGCACGAGGGACCCACCGCCTTCTTCAAGGGCGGTCTGTGCCGAATGATTGTGATTGCCCCTCTGTTCGGAATCGCTCAGACTGTGTACTATCTGGGCGTGGCCGAGGGTCTGCTGGGCGTTCAGAAAAAGTAG
- the LOC108031830 gene encoding mitochondrial glutamate carrier 1 isoform X1: MEKVEQKKPGQFNVLPKIINGGIAGIIGVTCVYPLDMVKTRLQNQTIGPNGERMYTSIADCFRKTIASEGFFGMYKGSAVNILLITPEKAIKLTANDYFRYHLASEEGKLSLPRAALAGGLAGLFQIVVTTPMELLKIQMQDAGRVASAARSAGREVKQFTAMDLTKKLLRERGILGLYKGVGATGVRDITFSMIYFPLMAIINDKGPRKADGSGEAVFYWSLMAGLVGGMTGAFLVTPLDVIKTRLQADSEKEFDGIVDCVQKTLKREGVTAFFKGGLCRIMVVAPLFGIAQMFYFLGVGEKILGMEQRKSV; encoded by the exons ATGGAGAAGGTAGAACAAAAAAAGCCAGGCCAGTTCAA TGTTTTACCCAAAATCATAAACGGCGGTATTGCCGGAATTATTGGAGTGACATGCGTTTACCCACTGGATATGGTAAAGACGCGACTGCAAAATCAAACCATCGGTCCCAATGGCGAGCGCATGTACACCAGCAT CGCCGACTGTTTCCGGAAGACGATCGCCAGCGAGGGATTCTTTGGCATGTACAAGGGCTCCGCGGTGAACATCCTTTTGATCACACCCGAAAAAGCCATTAAATTGACCGCCAATGACTATTTCCGCTATCACCTGGCCTCCGAGGAGGGAAAGCTTTCACTGCCACGGGCAGCTTTGGCCGGTGGCCTGGCCGGACTGTTCCAGATCGTGGTCACCACGCCCATGGAGCTGCTGAAGATTCAAATGCAGGACGCTGGCCGTGTGGCCTCTGCCGCCCGATCTGCGGGACGAGAGGTTAAACAATTTACAGCCATGGATCTGACCAAGAAGCTCCTACGGGAGCGGGGCATCCTGGGCCTGTACAAGGGAGTTGGAGCCACCGGGGTGCGGGACATCACCTTCTCGATGATATACTTTCCGCTGATGGCTATTATAAACGACAAAGGGCCACGAAAGGCTGATGGTTCTGGAGAGGCAGTGTTCTACTGGTCCCTCATGGCCGGATTGGTGGGCGGGATGACCGGCGCCTTCCTGGTCACTCCACTGGATGTGATCAAGACCCGGCTGCAGGCCGATAGCGAGAAGGAGTTCGACGGCATCGTGGACTGCGTCCAAAAGACCCTCAAGCGAGAGGGTGTTACGGCATTCTTCAAGGGCGGTCTATGTCGAATAATGGTAGTGGCTCCTCTATTCGGTATCGCACAAATGTTTTACTTCTTAGGAGTGGGCGAGAAGATTCTAGGCATGGAGCAAAGGAAATCTGTCTAA